One segment of Propionispora hippei DSM 15287 DNA contains the following:
- a CDS encoding CatB-related O-acetyltransferase — translation MRQRPDPNKLFPREGNTNMCYIKNAIHNPDILIGDFTFYHDSVDPLLFEKQNVLYHYPIVNHDKLIIGKYCSIAHGTKFIFTAAHHTLHSLSTYPFELFDDWSHAGFVTEAWDNKGDIVIGNDVWIGYEAFIMSGVQIGDGAIIGARAVVTKDVPPYTVVGGIPAKPIRKRYDDAVIEVLLQAKWWDWDPQVVSDNVRALKDLDLDKIKEIAKLS, via the coding sequence ATGCGTCAGCGTCCTGACCCCAACAAACTGTTTCCACGGGAAGGCAACACAAATATGTGCTATATTAAAAATGCCATCCATAATCCCGATATCCTTATCGGCGATTTTACGTTTTATCACGATTCGGTGGACCCTCTGCTATTTGAAAAGCAGAATGTTCTTTATCACTATCCTATTGTCAATCACGACAAACTGATTATCGGCAAGTATTGTTCCATTGCTCATGGCACAAAGTTCATCTTTACCGCCGCTCATCATACCCTCCATTCGTTATCGACCTATCCGTTTGAACTGTTTGACGACTGGAGCCACGCCGGCTTTGTCACCGAAGCCTGGGATAATAAAGGCGATATTGTCATCGGCAACGATGTGTGGATCGGCTATGAGGCCTTCATCATGTCCGGTGTCCAGATCGGTGACGGAGCCATCATTGGTGCCCGGGCCGTGGTAACTAAGGATGTTCCTCCTTATACCGTGGTCGGCGGCATACCGGCCAAACCAATCCGGAAACGCTATGACGATGCGGTGATTGAAGTATTGCTGCAGGCCAAATGGTGGGACTGGGACCCACAAGTCGTTTCGGACAACGTACGGGCCCTTAAAGACCTGGACCTTGACAAAATTAAAGAAATTGCCAAACTATCCTAA
- the fabF gene encoding beta-ketoacyl-ACP synthase II: protein MNKRVVITGAGAITSLGQGAAALWQAVKEGISGISRIERIDVTDLPTKVAAEIKAFDPGQFMDKKAAKRMDRFSQYAMAATHMALEHSRLSAGKLNSERTGLIMGSGIGGLETLENQHRMLLERGADRVSPFLVPMMLPNMAAGMLAIQFGIKGFVECVATACATSTNAIGDAYKAIQRNAADVMIAGGTEAPITRLALAGFCANKAMTTNPDPNSACRPFDSERDGFVIGEGAGVVILEELNHALNRGADIIAEIVGYGCTNDAYHMTATPPDGEGAARCMQLALTDAGLRPSDIQYINAHGTSTGLNDKTETAAIKAVFGEYAYQLAVSSTKSMTGHLLGATGAIETMLTAYALKEGFLPPTINYANPDEECDLNYLPNLGRQADITHALTNSFGFGGHNAVLVLKHYQ, encoded by the coding sequence ATGAATAAAAGGGTAGTCATTACAGGAGCAGGTGCTATAACTTCTTTGGGACAGGGCGCAGCGGCCCTGTGGCAAGCGGTTAAAGAAGGCATATCAGGGATAAGCCGGATTGAAAGAATTGATGTGACCGATTTACCGACCAAGGTGGCTGCAGAAATAAAAGCGTTTGATCCAGGACAGTTCATGGACAAAAAAGCAGCTAAAAGAATGGACCGTTTTTCTCAGTATGCCATGGCGGCAACCCATATGGCCCTGGAACACTCGCGGTTAAGCGCCGGCAAGCTCAACTCTGAAAGAACGGGTCTGATCATGGGTTCCGGGATCGGCGGTTTGGAAACGCTGGAGAATCAGCATCGTATGTTATTGGAACGGGGCGCAGACCGGGTCAGTCCGTTTTTGGTGCCGATGATGCTGCCCAATATGGCCGCCGGAATGCTTGCCATCCAGTTTGGCATTAAGGGGTTTGTCGAGTGCGTTGCTACGGCCTGTGCAACCTCGACCAACGCAATCGGCGACGCTTATAAAGCAATCCAGAGAAATGCTGCCGATGTTATGATTGCGGGAGGAACGGAAGCACCCATTACCCGGCTGGCGCTGGCAGGCTTTTGTGCCAATAAGGCGATGACCACAAACCCTGATCCCAACAGTGCCTGCAGACCCTTTGATTCGGAGCGGGATGGATTTGTGATAGGAGAAGGTGCCGGAGTGGTCATTCTCGAAGAACTTAACCATGCCCTGAACCGGGGCGCAGATATTATTGCCGAAATCGTGGGTTATGGCTGCACAAACGATGCCTATCATATGACCGCAACTCCTCCTGACGGGGAAGGCGCCGCCCGGTGTATGCAACTGGCCTTAACCGATGCAGGGCTTAGGCCAAGCGATATTCAATATATTAACGCTCATGGAACCTCCACCGGCCTGAACGACAAGACCGAGACTGCCGCGATAAAGGCTGTATTTGGGGAGTATGCCTATCAATTAGCCGTGAGCTCCACAAAATCGATGACCGGCCACTTATTAGGCGCCACCGGCGCTATTGAAACGATGCTTACCGCCTATGCGCTAAAAGAGGGTTTTTTACCGCCGACGATCAACTATGCCAATCCGGATGAGGAGTGCGACTTGAATTATCTACCTAATCTTGGCAGGCAGGCTGATATTACTCATGCCCTGACCAATTCTTTTGGCTTCGGCGGGCACAATGCGGTATTGGTTCTAAAACATTACCAATAG
- a CDS encoding helix-turn-helix domain-containing protein, whose product MIDLKDTIAECIAYIENNLHNKFSLDDIAAHCRISKYHLHRMFKSLTGESLMEYVQARKLSASIDELTNTHMRIIDIALDYGFDYEQSYIRAFRKRFGHTPLKVRSEQMSIPIKERLNMNDILSLDNSIIYKPSFIFRQKFFLVGMEHKIMSKSGDKVANAYGRDFFYHHRQQVTNPINPHVYFGYTDWKDSENGYIFYMPSVQVQNLDQIPEGMMGVAIPAHKYVVFRFVGFFRPDEINGRQVGRLLVHMYSKWIIKSGFTFADKFRFEYIDSSLAKDDYCELDIYQPIVDANKM is encoded by the coding sequence ATGATTGATTTAAAAGACACGATAGCAGAATGCATAGCCTATATTGAGAACAACCTGCATAATAAGTTTTCCCTGGATGACATTGCCGCTCACTGCAGGATATCGAAATATCATTTGCACCGGATGTTTAAATCACTGACGGGAGAGTCGCTGATGGAATATGTCCAAGCGCGGAAACTCTCCGCCAGTATTGATGAACTTACCAATACCCATATGAGAATTATTGATATCGCTTTGGATTATGGCTTTGATTATGAACAGTCTTATATCAGAGCCTTCCGCAAGAGATTTGGCCATACGCCTTTGAAAGTACGGTCGGAACAAATGTCCATCCCCATTAAGGAACGGCTCAACATGAATGACATCCTGTCGCTGGATAATTCCATTATTTATAAGCCGTCATTTATTTTTAGGCAAAAGTTTTTCCTTGTCGGCATGGAACATAAAATTATGAGTAAATCGGGGGACAAGGTTGCTAACGCGTATGGAAGGGATTTTTTCTATCATCACCGGCAGCAAGTAACAAATCCAATAAATCCTCATGTATACTTCGGCTACACCGACTGGAAGGACAGCGAGAATGGCTATATATTTTACATGCCTTCCGTACAGGTGCAGAATCTGGATCAGATTCCGGAAGGAATGATGGGTGTCGCCATTCCGGCGCATAAGTATGTCGTCTTTCGTTTTGTTGGTTTTTTCCGTCCCGATGAAATCAATGGCCGGCAAGTTGGCCGGCTGCTGGTCCACATGTATTCCAAATGGATTATAAAATCCGGCTTTACCTTTGCCGATAAGTTCCGGTTTGAATATATTGATTCCAGTTTAGCCAAAGATGATTATTGTGAATTGGACATTTATCAACCCATCGTGGATGCCAATAAAATGTAG
- a CDS encoding aldo/keto reductase → MEYALYGKTGLQVSKLGLGCMRFPQDEAEAIHMVHYAIDQGINYLDSAYVYKDSEVITGKALKNGYRDKVYLATKSPIWNITKHEDFEKYLDEQLLRLGTDHIDVYLLHNLFLANWEKVQRYDGLTFLDNMIAKGKILHKAFSIHSTTAAFKEIVDSFDWEMAQIQLNILDEYQQVGIEGVRYAAQKGLATVIMEPLRGGNLLSNAPREVHALIDAYPQKRSLAAWCFRWLYNMPEVSLILSGTSNLDQLKDNLNIFAAAKPNAMSEEDQKLITKIREAFEAKNSIGCTGCQYCMPCPQGVSIPELFKLYNNYQLVKPHPIDQFFYQGTLLPSGHGADRCIACGLCTQHCPQELKIPDLLEQVHGELNEDWQKNVPTLVRK, encoded by the coding sequence ATGGAATACGCACTGTATGGAAAAACAGGACTGCAAGTATCCAAACTGGGCTTGGGCTGTATGCGGTTTCCGCAAGACGAAGCGGAAGCCATCCATATGGTCCATTATGCCATCGACCAAGGTATCAACTATTTGGACAGCGCTTATGTCTATAAAGACAGTGAGGTCATTACCGGGAAAGCGCTAAAAAACGGCTACCGGGATAAAGTCTATCTTGCCACCAAAAGCCCTATCTGGAACATCACAAAACATGAGGACTTTGAAAAATATCTGGACGAACAATTGCTACGTCTGGGGACCGATCATATCGACGTCTACCTGCTGCATAATCTGTTCCTCGCCAACTGGGAAAAAGTACAGCGCTATGATGGACTGACCTTCCTTGATAACATGATAGCAAAAGGGAAAATCCTGCATAAAGCCTTCTCGATTCACAGCACAACGGCAGCTTTTAAAGAAATCGTTGATTCCTTCGACTGGGAGATGGCCCAGATTCAGCTCAACATTCTGGACGAATATCAGCAGGTCGGCATTGAGGGGGTACGGTATGCCGCCCAAAAGGGTCTGGCCACCGTCATTATGGAACCGCTGCGCGGAGGAAATCTGCTGAGTAACGCCCCCCGGGAGGTTCACGCTCTGATCGACGCTTACCCTCAGAAACGGTCGCTTGCCGCATGGTGCTTCCGTTGGCTGTACAACATGCCGGAGGTATCGCTCATTCTAAGCGGCACCAGCAATCTCGACCAGTTGAAAGACAATTTGAATATCTTTGCTGCTGCCAAACCTAATGCTATGTCGGAAGAAGATCAAAAACTAATAACTAAAATCAGAGAAGCCTTCGAAGCAAAAAACAGCATCGGCTGCACAGGCTGCCAGTACTGCATGCCCTGTCCCCAGGGCGTGAGTATTCCCGAACTGTTTAAACTCTATAACAACTATCAGCTTGTAAAGCCTCACCCGATCGACCAGTTTTTTTATCAGGGAACCCTGCTGCCTTCCGGTCATGGCGCAGACCGGTGCATCGCTTGCGGTCTTTGTACACAACACTGCCCACAGGAGCTGAAGATTCCTGATTTGCTGGAACAAGTTCATGGAGAATTAAATGAAGACTGGCAGAAAAACGTTCCGACGCTTGTAAGAAAGTAA
- a CDS encoding aldo/keto reductase, protein MTLPKRKLGCQGLEVSAIGLGCMGMSQSYGAADEKESIATLHHAVELGCNFFDTAEGYGPFTNEELLGRAFQNRRDQVIIATKFGFRFENGKQAGAERDSRPAHIRTAVEGSLRRLNTDYIDLLYQHRVDPAIPIEEVAGTVGDLIREGKVRFWGLSEAGVANIRRAHAVQPLSALQSEYSLWERNLEADIIPVLRELSIGLVPFCPLGRGFLTGQVRRAEEYPADDTRRSDPRYQGDNYDANRKAAQKVQEIAAIKHVTPGQIALAWLLHKDGHIVPIPGTKRLNYLKENVAAASVRLDASELKLLDDALAPEKVSGKRYPDWVMATIDR, encoded by the coding sequence ATGACTTTACCCAAACGCAAACTTGGCTGTCAGGGACTGGAGGTCTCAGCTATCGGGCTTGGCTGTATGGGCATGAGCCAGTCCTATGGTGCGGCGGATGAAAAAGAATCCATTGCCACTTTGCATCATGCCGTTGAGCTGGGCTGCAACTTCTTTGATACGGCCGAAGGTTACGGCCCCTTTACCAATGAGGAACTGCTCGGCCGGGCTTTCCAGAACCGGCGCGATCAGGTAATCATTGCCACAAAGTTTGGTTTCCGTTTTGAAAACGGCAAACAGGCAGGCGCGGAAAGAGACAGCCGGCCGGCTCATATCCGGACAGCCGTAGAAGGTTCACTGCGCCGGCTCAACACCGACTATATCGACCTGCTTTATCAGCATCGTGTCGATCCTGCCATTCCGATCGAGGAAGTGGCCGGCACGGTCGGCGATCTGATCAGGGAGGGAAAAGTACGCTTCTGGGGTCTCTCCGAGGCCGGAGTCGCAAACATCCGGCGCGCCCATGCTGTCCAGCCGCTCTCTGCCTTGCAGAGCGAATACTCACTCTGGGAACGGAATCTGGAAGCCGACATCATCCCGGTTCTGCGTGAACTAAGCATCGGTCTGGTCCCTTTTTGTCCCCTTGGCCGGGGCTTTCTGACCGGCCAGGTCCGGCGCGCCGAAGAATATCCGGCAGATGATACCAGACGCAGTGACCCCCGCTATCAAGGTGACAATTATGATGCCAATCGGAAAGCCGCACAGAAAGTACAGGAAATCGCCGCAATTAAACACGTAACACCCGGTCAGATTGCTCTTGCCTGGCTGCTGCATAAAGACGGCCATATTGTACCCATCCCCGGGACAAAGCGGCTAAACTACCTAAAAGAGAATGTGGCTGCCGCCAGTGTTCGCCTTGATGCCTCAGAACTCAAACTACTGGACGATGCCTTGGCTCCGGAAAAAGTATCCGGGAAACGGTATCCCGATTGGGTTATGGCGACCATTGACCGTTAA
- a CDS encoding AraC family transcriptional regulator has product MEKQQQHPAAVFGEMVSIHRKLLEQIIAMTERITGAEGTTGTPIPYLSIYRRSYQAPLIPSVLTPSFCLILQGEKELHLGQDILAYHAGDYLASIIDIPASGRVIGATEATPYIGLRIDFTTKEIASVVMEAEINVKSKDKMLGTAAFIGRADTELLDIFVRLLKLLGKPREAPFLSALIKREMMFHLPSGDYGHLFLQQALYDQQADGIGRAIAWIKENFSQPFTVEELAKLSNMSVSGLHHKFKAITTMGPLQYQKQLRLQEARRLMLSGSLDATGAALEVGYESPSQFTREYRRLFGLPPLKDMKAVRETPDAGEAGNK; this is encoded by the coding sequence GTGGAGAAGCAGCAACAGCACCCCGCAGCGGTCTTCGGTGAGATGGTTTCCATTCACCGCAAACTGCTGGAGCAGATTATCGCGATGACCGAGAGGATTACCGGGGCCGAAGGAACCACCGGCACGCCGATTCCCTATCTTTCCATTTACCGGCGCAGCTATCAGGCCCCACTGATCCCCAGTGTTCTAACTCCCTCATTTTGCCTCATTCTGCAGGGTGAAAAGGAACTCCACCTTGGACAGGATATCCTTGCTTACCACGCAGGCGATTATCTTGCCTCCATCATAGATATACCGGCATCGGGGCGAGTGATTGGCGCAACCGAAGCGACACCCTATATCGGTTTGCGTATCGATTTTACTACCAAAGAAATCGCTTCGGTGGTGATGGAGGCTGAGATTAACGTTAAATCCAAGGATAAAATGCTCGGCACAGCAGCCTTCATTGGAAGAGCCGATACAGAACTGCTGGACATATTTGTACGATTGCTGAAGCTGCTTGGTAAACCAAGGGAAGCTCCTTTTTTATCTGCGCTTATCAAACGGGAAATGATGTTTCATTTACCGTCAGGCGACTATGGACACCTATTTCTTCAACAGGCGCTTTATGATCAGCAAGCCGACGGAATCGGCCGGGCCATAGCCTGGATTAAGGAAAATTTCTCGCAGCCTTTTACTGTGGAAGAACTTGCAAAATTAAGCAATATGAGTGTGTCCGGACTACATCATAAATTTAAAGCTATCACCACGATGGGACCCCTGCAGTATCAAAAGCAACTGCGTCTTCAGGAGGCGCGTCGTCTCATGCTGAGCGGTTCCCTGGATGCAACCGGCGCGGCGCTGGAAGTCGGCTATGAAAGTCCGTCGCAGTTTACCCGGGAATACCGGCGTCTGTTTGGCTTGCCGCCGCTAAAGGATATGAAAGCTGTGCGAGAAACCCCTGATGCCGGAGAAGCCGGCAATAAGTAA
- a CDS encoding class I SAM-dependent methyltransferase, with translation MNEDRFTGRANLYAKYRPSYPADFIEYLYSQVGLTKDSIIADIGSGTGIFTRLMLRQHSFVYGVEPNEDMRKTAESELARYRNFVSIHAPAERTGLKAASIDFVTVAQAFHWFDREKFRMECKRIVREKGKVILVWNSRGNESELTRETIEINRKYCPGFEGVSGGMREANPEQYGDFFKGGTCEYKVFSNDSILDEASFIGRNLSASYAPKQGTESYEPYIFDLTRLFQKYSKSGYLRVPSLTRSYVGEV, from the coding sequence ATGAACGAAGATAGATTTACCGGAAGAGCCAACCTTTACGCAAAGTACCGGCCGTCATATCCGGCTGATTTTATTGAATATTTATATTCGCAGGTTGGTTTGACTAAAGATAGTATTATTGCGGATATTGGTTCCGGTACAGGAATATTCACCAGACTTATGCTAAGGCAACACAGTTTTGTCTATGGAGTCGAGCCCAATGAGGATATGCGAAAAACAGCCGAGAGTGAGCTGGCCCGCTACCGGAATTTTGTATCGATACATGCACCGGCTGAAAGAACGGGATTAAAAGCTGCCAGCATTGACTTTGTTACCGTTGCCCAGGCTTTTCATTGGTTTGACAGGGAAAAATTCAGAATGGAATGCAAAAGAATAGTAAGAGAAAAAGGCAAAGTAATTTTGGTATGGAACAGCCGGGGTAATGAAAGTGAATTGACCAGGGAAACCATTGAAATAAACCGAAAATATTGTCCGGGCTTCGAGGGGGTTTCCGGTGGAATGAGGGAGGCAAACCCGGAACAATACGGTGATTTTTTTAAAGGTGGCACTTGCGAATATAAAGTGTTTAGCAATGACTCAATTCTTGATGAAGCCAGCTTTATCGGCCGCAACCTGTCGGCATCCTATGCACCCAAACAGGGAACAGAAAGCTATGAGCCATATATTTTTGACCTTACCCGGTTATTTCAAAAATACAGTAAATCCGGTTATTTGCGTGTGCCTAGTCTTACGCGAAGTTATGTTGGCGAGGTATAG